In Bos indicus x Bos taurus breed Angus x Brahman F1 hybrid chromosome 4, Bos_hybrid_MaternalHap_v2.0, whole genome shotgun sequence, the sequence GAACTTACAtgaatattactaagtgaaagatgccaatctgaaaaggctacatactttatgattccaattatatgatattctggaaaaggcaaaactagggaggcaataaaaagatcagtggttgccagggtttgagtgggagagagggatgaataggcagagcatcgagaacttttagggcagtgaaactcgtctgtatgatactataacgGTAGATAcatttcattatacatttgtccaaacccatagaacgTATAACACCAAGAGCAAACCCTGAtttaaactatggactttggatgaTAATGAGgtatcagtgtaggttcatcagttgtaacaaatgaaTCATTCTGGTGGGATGGTGATAATAGAAGTCTACCTTCTGATTAgtattgctgtgaacctaaaacttctctaaaaaataaagtctattaaaaccAAAACCAGAACATAACAGTTACTCTTTTAATACCCCAATGAGCTCTCCTTGAACCCTCTTTGGCCATTGGAAATATTGTTAAGAGTACCTTCCCCAACCTCAGATCTTCCTAGTTGCGTTTTGCTCCTGGGACCTAATGAAGCTTGTGGCCTGTAACTAGCTCTCCTGATTCTCAGTGGCTTTATCCTGTAGTGGCCACCACTGTTGACCTGCAACTCCAGGCAGATTGACTCTCTTCTCACTTATCTCATCCATCTTTATTTGCCCGATATACCTGTTTCTCTGCAGTAAGTCACTAATGGTTTCTAGCACACTGCAAGATAGAAGTTAAAGAAACAATGTTTGTTGACTGATTCATTAAAGTGCCTAGTAGGAACATTAAGAGCAGTACATGTCATCCTTGCCTTGAGGTCTTGGTCTTTTAGTGTTGTGTGAATAAATCAtttcagaagaaatcaaaagttcAGACTTTATcctgacaaaaattaaatatctgagtgagttttcattttctatatttttctggaCTTCTTTTTAACTCTGAAAGATGTCCCCTCTGAAGAAGACAGGCCATCTGAAATTTGTAGTTTAGTACATGCACATGGACAGGCGGGAGGGGGCAGGGATGGAGGGGCCAGGAGGGCTTTCctttggctttcttttctttttctttttactgtgttAGCGTATGTTGTCTCTCATCCACAGTTTTCAGAGCAGCATAAAGCTGGATTATGTGTCCCTCTGCAACTTCAGGTGAAAGGCGGGCTGTCCATGCTTCTTTTTGGGCTGCTCTCCCTTAGTTTTAGTTGGATGGGGGGCTGTCTGCATAGTGCCTTGCTGGCTGGATCCTTCAGCTTGCAGACTCTTGTCTGCATCCTTCTCAGAACTTGAGGGAGTCATCTCCCATTTGCTGCTGGCAGCTTTCATGTCTTTAGTCTTTGTGGCCTTGACTCGAGaatattttctcctcttcttggGCCCTCCAAGAGGCAGCGAACTTTCAGATGATTTCCAGTCCAGAGGCTGGAGCCATTTTGAAGTGCTTACTATAAGAGTCCTTTGGCTTATCAAAGGGAGATTTCTGGGTGGTGTCCAAGATGTGCTGCATTTCCTTATGTTTATGTTAGAAGATGGCTTTTGTctaggaaagaaatgaaatatgtgAGCTTCTGCTCAATATGTACCCTAAGTATTTGTAGTCCTTAGGTACTGTCATagtataaatctttttttttttttttctcctttgctgagTTCATTCTCCTTTAAGACTCTTACCTTTATTTCTATGAGAATGATCTAACTTCACTTCTGGTCATGATTTTAAAGCACTATTCAAaccttgtatttttaaatgccCTGAGGATATGTTTATTTGGATACCTGTCCTGACCCCAGGCTTCCTGGTATAATTGCCACTCTGGGCCTCAGCCCTTTCTTACATTAATGCATTCAGCTGAAGTCAGTGCTCTCTAAAATTCCACCTTGCTCTAAAAATCTACTTTGTGTATTCTATTAGAATTAATTTAGTGTATATGCACTGTGCCCCCGCCCCGCTCACCCCCTATATTCAGTAAAGAGATCAATATAAGTCCGAGAGAGAGAAGTTTTCCTCAAGAGAGTGAGGTTTTCAAAATTACTAATTGTCACTACCTAAAGTCCCTcaatttttctttagaattccATTTTTTAACCACAAAATCTCAACCATGTTTTTAATTAAACTCttaattttgagataattgtagaccTACCTAGAGCTGGAAGAAATAATATAGAGATGTACCCTTCATCCAGTTTCCCCTAAATTAAATATCTTGAAAAACTACAAACAATAACACAGTTAGGATACTGCCATTGACAGTCCAGATACAGAGTAGTTCCTTCACGTTTCCCTTTTACCGTCGTACCTACTTTCCTCCTTCTTCATCTCCTCAACTCCGGGCAACCAATTTGTTGTCCAGATTACATGATTTTGTTATTTCAAGAGTGCTGTACAAGTGAACTTATATTGAACCTTTTGGGATGGACCTTTTTTTCACGCAGCAAACTCTGGAGATTCATCCAGGTTGCTTCGTGCATCAGTAGTCCATTCTGTGTTTATTGCTGAGGTCATGGCATGGATGTACCAGTTTGTTTAATGATTCATCCATTGAAGGACATGTGAGTTGTTTCCGGTTTATAGGTATtagaaataaagctgctataaacctTTGtgaacaggtttttgtgtgaatgtaagtcttcctttctctgggattAAAGCTCAGGAGagcaattgctgggtcatatgttagttTTATATTTGGCTTGTGAAGAAACTaccaagctgttttccaaagtgaaaacatatatattcctaccagcaatatATGAGTGACCCAATTTCTTTGCATCGTCATCAACACTTGgtgttatcattattttttattgtagccATTCTGATAGATATGTAACGATGactcactgtggttttattttgcatttccctagtggctaACGATGTggaacatgttttcatgtgtttatgtGCCATCTGTATATTGTTTGGTGAAGTTACAGTTcatgtcttttgctcattttctaagtgatctatttgttttcttactgttgattTTTTCCTACTcctattggtttatttttattttttaaattgaagtagaattgattttcaatgttgcattagttttgaGTGTACATAAAGTTATTCAGTTGtactatacattatatatatatatatattctttttcctattattttccattatggtttattacagaatgttgaatatagttccctgggctatacagtaggactttattgtttatttattttatatatgtagtttgtatctgctaatcccaaactcctaaattatctctttcccttcctttcctcctttggcaaccatgagtttgttttctgtgtctgtgaatctatttctgttttgtaaatgaactcatttgtatcatattttagattccacatataagtgataccatatcatttgtctttctcttctttcggttagtatgataatctctaggttggtccatcttgctgcaaattatttcattatttttatggctgagtaatattccattatatatacatctctattatccatttatctattgatggacatttggttgctcccatgtcttggctattgtaaatagagttattctgaacattgaggtgcatccatctttttgaattagagttttctctggatatatgcccaggagtgggattgctggatcatatggcaactctacttttagttttttaatggaacttcatactgttttcaatTGTGGTTGccccagtttacattcctaccaacaacgtaggagggttccttttttctccacaccgtctccagcatttattatttgtagacttttttgattAACGTGTATCTCAgcatgttcctccttgggtttatcctgtaagGGACCCCCTGCACTTTCTGGACTTGGgtgactctttctttttctatgttaGGAAAGTTTTTGACTATAATCTCATCCAATGTTTTCTCaggctctttctctttttctttgggacccctataattcgaatattggtgcatttaatgttgtcccagaggtgtctgagactgttctcatttcattctttattctgttccatggcagagatttctaccattctgtcttctcagtcacttatctgttcttctgcctcagttattctgctattgattcctctagtgtatttttcatttcagttatttattgTTCATGTCTTTTgtattctttgtagactttttaatgatggccattctgaccagtgcgaggtaatacctcattgtgcttttgatttgcattcctctaataattagcatagttgaccattttttcatgtgcctattggccgtctatatgtcttctttggataaatgtctatttaggtgttCTGCACATTTTTTGATAGGGTTGggttcttttttaatattaaactgTATaagatgtttgtatattttggaaaattaaagccttattggttgcatcatttgcaagtgTTTTTCCCAGTCTGTATGTTGtctgttcattttgtttatggttcctttgctgtacaaaagcttataagtttgagtctcatttgtttatttttgcttttatttctgttgccttgggagactgacctaagaaacaTTGCTAccatttatgtcagagaatactTTGcccatgttctcttctaggagtttaatggtgtcatgtcttatatttaaatctttaagccatttagagtttatttttgtgtagggtgtgagggagtgttctaacttGATTTACATGTGACTGTAGCTTTCCCAACACTACTTGCTAAAGAGACTGTTCTGCATTGTTCTTGACTCTTGTTGAAGACTGATCCTAAGtgtataggtttatttctggggtcTCTATTTTTTCTGCTGattcatatgtctgtttttgtgccagtaccatactgttttgattactgtggctttttGGCATTTTCTGAAGTTTGGGACagttatgcctccagctttgttctttttccaccaaatttctttggcaattctgggtttTTTAtgcttccatataaattttaggattatttgttctagttttgtttaaaatgtcataggtaatttgatagaggtcacattaaatctgtaaattgctCTGGGTAGTGTGGCCATTTTAACagtgttaattcttccaatccaagagcatgcaatatccttccatttctttgaatcatcttcagtttcctttatctatgttttatagttctcagcatatGGGTCTTTGACCTCCTTGATCAcctcctttgttctttttttttttttaatttgattctaaacaggattttttttttcactttccttttctgatacttcattattagtatatagaaatgcaacctatttctgtatgttaatcttttATCCTGCTACCCTGTTGAATTCGTTTATCAGTTTTAGTAGTTCTTGGTGGAGTCttcaggattttctatatatattgaatcatgtcatctgcacgtcatgacagttttacctcttcctttccaacttggatacttgttgttttttccttttctgatgacTGTGGCTAGGAATTCCAGTGCTGTGTTGaacagaagtggtgagagtgagcatgCTTGTCGTGTTTCAGCTTTTAGTGAGCCTTTCAGCTTTCCGTCATTGACTATTATGTTGGCTGTGTGTTTATCATACATAGCTTTTGCTGTGCTGAGGTATGTTCCCTTTGTACCCATTTTGGTGAGAGTTTCTACCCTGaataaattttcaaatgatttttttttgcctctgttgATGATAGAGGATCATCGATCATCTACCTGATGATCATgtgctttttgtcttttcttttgttgatgtaGTTGTATCACATTagttgatttgcatatgttgagcCATCTTTTGACCCTGGGATGAATCCAGCTTGAttgtggtgtatgatcttttttatatgttgttggatttggtttgctaatattttgctgaggatttctGCAGGCAGAATATTTTAGGCTATGTTTTGTTATTCAACTGCCACTCTATGTCTTTTAGTCTATTGacacttaaggtaattattgatagatatgAATTGTCATTTTAAACCTTGTTTTCCagttgattttgtatttcttctttgttcctttttctttttccttttgtggtttgATGGAGTTTTTAGATTgcataaaaattcaatttttatttatctgtagtGTTTTTGAGTGTATCTTTTTAAGTATCTTTTACATTACCCACGAATAACTTATCACATCTAATGGTGTAATTTTCCCAGGTTGAGTGGAATATAGATATCTAACCTTTCTTTATGTCCCCCTTACCTTCTCATATTTGtaattgtcttaaatatttttctttagataCATTTAGAACCGTATCAGTGTAATAACTTTTGCTTCAGCCATCAACATATTTAGAGAACTTGAGAAGGAAACCCTATTATATTTACCTACACATTTGCTCAGCATTATCTATTTCCTGATTTCCTCctctattttttctgtttaaaaaaattcagtcatTCTTTTAGTGTAGGTCTTCTAGTGAAAAATTCTCTTTAGTTTTCCTTCATCTTAACATTTGTTGAGCTCTCCTTTATTTTTGCTGTGTGTCAGGTTGTGGGTTGACAGTTCCTTTCTTTCAATACTTGAAAACATCGTGCCACTTCTAGCCTCTatagtttctgctgagaaattgTCTGTATTTCAACTTGTTTCCCTTATAAATAAGGTGtcatttttctctggctgctttcaggaattattttctttagttttcagaagttAAATTTTGGAATATCTTGGCATGATttctttgagtttatcctgttAATGGTTTGCTCAGTTGTTTGATCTGTAGGGTTATGTCTCTTGCCAGATTTGGAGTAACTTTTGAGTACTTTTGAGTACCTTCTCAGCCTTGCTGCTTTCTCCTCTCTTCCGGGGACTCTGAAAACATGAATGTTAGATTTTGCTTTATGGttccaaattcattttcttttctttggctcctGTAAgcaatactgcaatgaacataacTACAGAAGTCTTCTGGCCCTTCCTGAGGcttttttccccttaggactggTTTCTAAAGGTGGAATTTCTTAAAACAAATGTAGATAATACggattttcatatattattgGATTGCCTTCCAGAAATTGTACCATTTCTATTCCAACAGTCAGTGAGTGAATTCTTCCATTGAGAgacaaaaatgagagaatttcattattgttttaatttacattcctTGCATTTTAGTGAGACTGAacattttaaagtgattattggtcctttttttcttttgtgaatttctGACTCATAGCCTTTGCccattttcctattaaaatattCATGGTTCTGTCATTGATTTGTATGCAGTCTTTGAATATTAAGTATGTTGGCCCTCTGTTTCTTATATTATGAAGAGAAATGTCAAAGCATACTGATGAAAGACTCTGCATTCTAAATGTCTAGTTAGGGTTGAGTCCAGTTGCTACctattggctgtgtgaccttgaacaaatttgAGAAACAGACTTtgcatctcagtttccttatgtgtAGAATGTAGAATGTGTTTGTGTAAACAAAGAATGTTGTGTAGCACAAAGAAAGTACTTCATCAAATCTGTTGATAATATTAGTATTATATTTCTTACTTTCAGCTTGTCATTGTCTTTTATTTGTATTCGTTTCCTTTTGGTCTTATAGATCCGAACTAATGAGTGGTTTCATGTAAATAATCAAATAAGGCCTGATAACCTTACTCCTTCACATATCCAGTGTTTTCTTATGGCTTTGGGCCTTTGTCAAATATGGTGTAGCTGCCTATATTAAGAGCCTATGTTTGTTTCTTAGGATGTGGAATCAATAAACCATGTTTCTTTATAAAAGAGTACATGTATTAAATAGCTAAGAATGACAAAATTGTATTGACTTACTGATGTTGGATTTGAAAGCTGGTTCTTGGGTTGAATACCTCTTTTATCTGAGTGGTTTGCACATTTTTAGTGCTACGCATGATGGGGAGCAAATACTGCAGTATTTCTTGAGTTTGAGCTATATTTTTATCCctgtagattcttttctcatcatCTGTCCAGTTTATATCAGCCTTCTTGCTTTGGAAAGATGGACATTCTTTCATATTGCTTTTTAAGTTGTGATGCAGATCTGGGGAGCAaccataaaaatatgtatagataCATAAACTGAGTTGATTAAGCAGTTACTTAGCATTATCTGCCAAAGATTCTATCTAAGAATTCTTATCCATCTGAAGCTTATGgggcagaaaataaacaaataaaacatgtcagataataaaatttatgggagaaaataaagctGGGAAGGGGAATAGAGAATTCTTGGGGAGGGgctgatttctgtttttaaaaaggtggTCAAAGAAGGCCTCCTTATGATGCTACCATATCAGAGGACTTAGGGAGCAAGTCAAGCCACTGTCGGAGGGAGGAGCATTCGCAGCAAGGGGAACAGTAAGTGCAAAGGCACTGAGCCAGGAGCATGGTCGTGTGTGCAGGGCGCACCATGATGAGACAAGTGGCTAAAGCAGAATCAATAGGCAGAAAGATATAAGCTAGATAGGTGACTTAGTTCACATAAGGCCTCACGGGCCATTGTAAGGACTCTGATTTTTACTGAGTGTGAAATAGGGAGGCCCTGGCAGGCTTTGAGGAGTGTCACATCTCACTCAGATCTGCTTTAATAGGATCATGCTGGTTGCTGAGTAGAGAAGAGACGGAAGAGGTGCAGGGGTAGACAGGCAGGGAGATCTCATGGAAGGCTACTGAAGGAATCTGTTAACAGGAGAGCGCACGGCAGCTTGGACCAGGGTGGTGGCAGTCATCAGAGGGAGGGGTGCAAGCAGGGGAGGGAAGAATCCTGagtatattttgagattttccAGTGAATTAGATGTggggtgagaaaagaagagagaaatcagtGGTAGCCCCAAAGCTGCTGTTTGAGGAAGTAGAAGGACAAGAGAGAAAACTATGGGAAAACTCTGTTAGAAATtccttctttattatttattaatagatGATATGAAggaattattgtttattttgttaGTTGTGGTAAGAGTATAATAACATTAAAAAGGTGTAGAGAACTGTTAAAATAAAGTTCATTTGAAAAGTTGTTTATTCCACTCCATACTCATTAGGATGGCTATtgtcaaaaaacagaaaatgataagtgtaggcaaggatgtggagagattaaaacccttgtgcattgctggctggaatgtaaaatggtgtagttgatatggagaacagtatggcggttcctcaaaaactgaaaatagaattaccataggGTAATTGACggtccagcaattctacttctgggtatatccCCAGAATTGATCGCATCTTGGAGAGTTATCTGTACACCAGTGTTCATAGTAGTGTtactcacagtagccaaaagatggaagcaactcaagtgcccgttgacagataaatggataagcaaaatgtggtatatatataatgggatattattgagccttaaaaaggaaggaaattctgatacctgctacaacacagatgaactttaaggacattatgctaagtgaaattagtcaGTCACTAAAAgacaatgtgttttttttttccaaatattcaaTTCCACGTATATTggatacctagaatagtcaaagtAGGatagttgccaggggctaggaGGAGGGGGGAATGGGAAGTTGTCATTTAATGGCTATGGCATTTCAGTCTTGCAAGATGaaaacagttctggaggctgtgtacaacaatgtgaatgtattcaACACTGCTGAACTTTATGCTTAAAAATacttaagatggtaaattttatgtcatgtgtattttaacagaattttttaaattcaatatatataggtagagagaggggaaaaaaagaaccctAAGTAAAACTTGAAGGAAAATTGGTAGACATTTTAAAGGATGTGGCAGTATTACTTATAATTATGATGCCTAAATTGATATATATGTTGACAGCATAAGAAAAAAGTAGAATACACTTAGAATAAAAGCAAGAAATacattatgttttatattaaaaaaaggttTATCTAGTTAAGAGACATAGACTGAACTATTTATGGGCAAAACAATATGATTTGCTGACTTTGCTTTAATtacttcagcaaaaaaaaagtagtgggaatataaatgaaacaagaaTAGCAGGATGCTGATAACTATTAAAAGGTGGGTGACAGGCACCAGTGGTTCATTATTCTATTCTACTTTTGTTTATGCTTGAAATATCCACaataatgcttttgaaaaagGAACTGTCCATtactaaaaagaaaggaaacagatgaCTAAAGCACTCACTGAATTAAACTAGACTTGAAAGACAATTAATGAGGGTATGTATAATTGCAATATCTGGCAGTGCTGgcaaataaaatgaattcatcTATAGTCTCTTGATAAGCTGTTCCTAGGCTGTTCACTGAAACATTATTATGTAGCTGGCATGTTTAGTTTGGTAAAtagatatgaaaaatatatagtcCTTGCCTTAAATATGCCAACAATTGGGACTAGAGAGAGAAGTAAAGCATCAGTTAGAATATTATATCTATAGGATAAGGCAAGGTACTTACTGTAGCATTGCTGAAGAGGTACTTCCAGCCATACTTAGAGCTGGAAAAAGCAATATTCCTAATTCCTAATTAATCTGAGTCTTGATGCACAGGTATGTcagctagttaaaaaaaaaaaaaagagtagtaaTCTAGGTTCATGTCTGTGTCCACGTTcatgtcaatggacatgagcttgagcaaactctgggaggtggtgaggcacagggaggcctggcatgctgcagtccatgaggttgcaaagagctggacacaactgggcaactgaacagcagcagcagcagcagcagtaatctaGGTAGTGGGAGCAGCATGGCACACTCAGGAAATCACAAGTATGGTTTAGAAGGACTAGAAATCAGATAGGTGTGAATAAGTGGTTCAAAACTAGAGACCTCGTCTGTAATAACAGTACTTCTGGGAGATTTCCTGAGATAGGAATCATGTGTGACTGGTAGATGCTTAATGCTTTAAAAAGTGAATTGTTAGGAGGCCTTTATACATGGAAGTGATATAAttagatcttcatttttgaaagatcagAGTGGCAGCCAGGAGGTTGTCAGGTTGA encodes:
- the LOC113891184 gene encoding cytosolic carboxypeptidase 3-like, with protein sequence NQLSLCIYTYFYGCSPDLHHNLKSNMKECPSFQSKKADINWTDDEKRIYRDKNIAQTQEILQYLLPIMRSTKNVQTTQIKEVFNPRTSFQIQHQQKPSSNINIRKCSTSWTPPRNLPLISQRTLIVSTSKWLQPLDWKSSESSLPLGGPKKRRKYSRVKATKTKDMKAASSKWEMTPSSSEKDADKSLQAEGSSQQGTMQTAPHPTKTKGEQPKKKHGQPAFHLKLQRDT